The stretch of DNA tttttttcgggttgggtcgggtttttttggcatttgggtcgggtttttcgggttgggtcgggttttgggtcaaaaatcacggcccgtgcccggcccgttgattgttgcgggtcaaaaaatacggcccgcgcccacccgccacgtagctcgggtcgggtcgggtcgggttttttttcgggcgggttgggtcgggttgttcgggtcgggtgacccatgcccaggtctacccTCCAGTAACCTGGGCTAGCTATCAGCTTCGGCGCACGTGCACGATGCGTTCCATCGGATTTGCTACGTCGTTGAGACTTGAGATGCAAAAATCGATCTCTCAATgcaagtttcttttttttttcgttcGGATTTGCATTAGACCGCTCAAACAACGTACAAAACTATAGGACacaaacacatgcatgcatgaagtgaTGAAGAATGCATGTTCATCTTTGTTCAATGCCAAGAAGGGCGCGCATCGAGATTGGGGCGCGAGGACGTGGTTAGAGATCATCAGCAAGAACTAGAGGTGATTACATGCCGGCTAATCCGGCAACAAAATGCATGAGGGCCACGCGTAATATATCCGAGGACGTTTAGGATTGTAACAAAATGCAGTAGGACGGAGCAGTATACGCGAACATGCTGCGTGCATGAATGCTCGATGGGTGGCGTCCTACTAGACGGTGGCCGGAGGAGTGTCCCCGCGACAGCCACGGCGGCCGGCCCGCGTCGCCGGGACCcaggccgctgccgctgccgccgccacgcgcggcacgggcacggcatGGCCGCGCTGCATGCCCTTCAATTCGTGGGCGGGCTCCGGCCGGCGGATAATTTTGTTTGCTTCTTTCTTAACCCTACTATCGATCTGCCTCCGCGGCTCTGCCGATGAGTTGTTTAATTAGGTGCTCGATCTAATCCATGCTTTTGCACCGGCTACTTGCATTGATCTCGCCCGCCTAGCTAGACTCATGATCTAGCTAGCTCTCTGGGATCTCGCTTTGAGGCGTTCTGGGGGCGATAACCTAATGGCATGGGGCCATGGCCCACGGCTGGGGTGGTGAGACCGATGGGTTCGTCAAACTTGCTGCTCTGCAATGGCGGGGTTCTTTATTCTTTTCAGATTTATATACCCCTGCAGATGGGAGGATCGACACCCATTGGTACACGTGGCATCGGAATCGTCGTGAAAGAAGCCGGCCAGTCCGACCCTGTCACGTAGAATGTGTTAcgtactctttttttttaccgtaGTAAAGAACAGACATGCTACTACTTGTTAGTACTCCTGTGTATAGAGcattatcaaaaagaaaaagaaaaaacagaagCGTGCAGGGATCAGATCGCATCGTCGTCCTTAATTACTACTGTTCTGTTGCAAATAAAAATGATCCTGTACGGGAATGTCCTTGGCTGGCAGCTGCTTTGAGAGAGCACTCCCACATGATCTTCTCAGAAAAGCTGGAATGGAAGCTGATGGTGGGCGATTATCCTGTTAACCAACCAGTGAGCAGTGGCACGTCCCAATCATCATCGCGGCTTTCGGGAAAGGCAGCATGCACGACGGGGCGAGGGTCCTTGATTAGCTTGGTAGTAGCTTTGTttttccatctctctctctctctcggcagCGGCACTGGCCGGCCGCCCAGCCTCGCGGACCGTGCAGTGCGCCGTCCCGGCCGAGCACGACCGCCGCCCTCACCGTCCGGGGCACCTGCCTGCATGAATTTCTTCACAAAACATCCATCACTGGGCTGGGCGAGTCTCGAaataagctttttttttttgtttttgaaagatTTCAAAAATAAACTCCCAATTGTTAGCATGCATGTCACACCTTGAAATTTCAGGatgtaattaaaattaaaaataaatcaatAATTTTCTGATAATTTTAAAATgttctcaacatttattttcttttcaggGAATTTTGTACAAAAAAATTAATTGGTTGCCTTTTAAATTAAATAAGGTTGTTCTTTTTGTGTTGCACTCATGCCGCATTGCATTTTTTTGGTGTTGttcagtttaaatttgaattctctgAATTCGAATTTGTATTGAACTTGTTTGCTTCCTtttcaaaaatgcaaaaccaatctCCTTCCTTACCCTGGTTTTCAGCCCAACCCACTCTCTTTctcattctttttcttttttccccgcGGGCCCATTCCCCTTcccatttctctttttctcccGCCGGCCTGTTTTCATTCTCTTTTCCGCGGCCCAGAAACCCCCACCGCCGGCCCACTTCTTTTTTTCCCAGCCCAACCCGGCGGCCgcccctttcctttttctctctgccgccgacaggtgggccccacctgtcggggccgtcttccccgcgccgcgctcgaCCAGGACTCTGGTTGAGTCCGAGTCCGGTCGCGCCCCGCTCGCCCGGCCTGCccttggcccgcacgccaaggcggTCTGCTCCGCCCTATAAAAGCAACGGCCCGCGTGCCCTTGAACCCCATCGaggagccgcagccgccgttTTCGCCTCGCAAACCCtagcgcgccgccgcaccaTTGTTGGCGCTCGGGGtctgccgctgcgccgccgttccATTGCTTCGAGGGCGAATTCGAGGTTTCCCAGAGCTTCGCGTGGAGGTATAGGAGCTCTCCAACCCCGttttccccttcctcgcgcTCCGTTTTGCTCGGgcccgctcgccggcgcagccgccccgccatgcgccACCGTGAGCTCTGCGCCGCTGCCCTAGATCGATTGCCCACGCTGCGCGCTTGCTCCCCGACCTACCCGCGCTCGAAGCCAAGCCCCGGACGGCCGTTTTCGGCGAagctgccgccgcgcgccgccgtcaacccccgTCGTCGgcgctcagcgccgccgccgctcgccctgacCCGCTCGCAGCCGTCCGATCTCGATCCAAGGGTCTAGATCCAATCTTATCCAAACCAAATACCGGTCAACCCGGggtagttttgcaaaagagaccctaaGTTCTCTAGTAGTCAACCCGCCATCCTGCtctgttcaaaaataattttgtTTAAGTCCTTTTATTTGCAGAAAGaaccctgagctttcccaaaataggacccgccatccttagtgcgtagttttgcaagctagcccctgtagtttaggtttaatctcattttagtccctggtttctttagagctagccctgaaagtttaaatctatcgcaaacaagtccttagaaccctgttttagccataacttcttcgtttagctccgttttcatcgattcttgcgTTCACGTGATCCTTACAACGTGTGCAGTAGCCTTATCACTTTGTTATTCTCTGTTAatacactttgttgtgtcttacaaatcctttctgttagtccttaaccctttGATTAATCGTGACTAATAAATCCCTGACTCACCatttatcccatagaatcgccgttttagctccgttttccacGTTTATTGCGTTTTTgtaaccgtagcagcgagccttatcctttagtatgctcttttaaagctttttttggtgtattgttcttagacgTATATTCTTGTTTGTTTTGTATGATTGCTCGTTGATTGTTTCGAGTAGAAAAAACGCCGTTCAAAGGTTGAAGATCAAGTTGTTcgagtgagcaaaagctgaagagcagtaagagtagcttttcgttggagaaaggcaagtgacaataaccatacttctatctatacttatttatgagaatactttatttaattggaacatggagaaccacccaagaaaactgtacaaccacaatatcatatggctctggtcttggctaagtaattagatgatatatatgtcgtgcctggggcgtttgattggtggattttgggttatcaaaatttgaggagcgggtgaaggaagcttcgtcttctgagctACCGCAGAAAGcaagggaccagtgcgtacatatagtgattctttggaaaagcctcgtagcgtccctatgcagtcatacctaaggaagtgtgatatggTGCTTGGCCCGCACTTGCATGGTTGTGTTTAAAGTTCtttgaacttttacgcgaattgtggtgaaagtgtacaatctctgcagagtgtaaaactgatatatcagccgtgttCACGGTCACGAGCGgattggaccctcacatgattaatttaacttaaagatgaaattaaattattttctggttatttcttgtggccttgctaaATACCAACTATAAGTGTATTCatccttgcttactgctgctcagaagagaaaAGTTGTGGTGAAATCTAtggaagatgttgctgagttctaggcgtacgcaactcCCAgacgattgcctgtgaagttcgAAGCCATCGTTTTCAGGATAAGTTGTATAATTCTGATAGTTGTCTTTTATctgttttagttctctttttcgtgatactgttactgattattaacttataatgtctctatatgtatgaaacttgatcctgacatacatatagttatgcattcgattttatccttaaaaccgggtgtgacaatgCATCTACATGTCCTGAAAGCCTGAACCAACAAATCCGCAACGCAAGCCGCCTGATCAAGCTAAGCAATTGTTTGCCCATAGATTGATTGTACTAGTATTATGGATCAGACTGGCGCAGGGAAGGGGGCCTGGATGATGCCGCCCTTCGCTGGGCGCGCGCAGTACGTCGCCCACTACGGCCTGTGGTTCGGGTTCTCCGACGAAGGGAACGCCGACCTCTGCGCGGCCGACCTGGCCGTCGACGCCCAGGCCGGGCGCGCCGGCACGTCTGGGGACGTCGTCATCGGCCCCGCGAACCACGTCGACGACGACGCCAGGGCGGATGGCGAGCACCTCCTGGAGACCTGGACCCTTTAGACAAATTATCGACGGAAATGAAGTGATTCACCTTTTGAGATCCATAATCCTTGTTATTAGTTATACGGCACAGCCAGTTTGTCCCTGTTCACAGTGTGGAGGTAACCATTGGGAAGAAGGGAAGATACGAGCTGAATCATATATCGCCAAAGCTAAATGTGCCAATGGTTATTGGAGAAAGCACACATAACAAACATGAAACTAGCTTGTGGGCAAGGTTCACATCTGATACAGCATCGCAAACACATGATCCTTTACAACTAGACTAGAGTAGGATCCTGCAACAGGCCATGCCAGCCATTTGCAATCCGATGCTATATGTGCAAGTTTGTTCCGACTTCCATCTCGCAGGTCTTCAGCCTCCACTGGAAACTCGAGTGCCttcaccttggagctttgacaTAGCTGTCAGCACACAGTTCGGCCATAGCAGATTGAGGAAATATATAGGTTCTTCACCCATTTTTCCTATTATTTTCCAATGTTAGATTGCCCGAGAGAAAGAAGACCGAAGAAAATTGGTTCGATAAATGGATGAATCCTATGGATGCAAATATATATACCTTTACATGGTTGCTGGGGAAGGCAGATGTCCGAAGAGTTTCTTGCGTCTCATCCATTGGTTTCCTCTTCGGTATGCTCAAGATAAAAGCAGCTTGGTCAGGGGTAGCAGCAGTTGATGTTATTCTGTAACCAGTCTCCCATCGATGATGGATCCCTTCACTAGGATACAGAAAGTCCAACTCCACAACCTATGTTTGACGACATATTCAGTTATGTAGGGAGCCATACTCTTACAAATGGGTATATTACATGCAAGGCTAAAAGTGGAAGAGAAGTTTGCAGTCATCTGAATTATAGATCAATTTTACGAGTTGAAGACACTATCAACCCTTGCTAAGGGGAGAAGTAACTCTTCTGACTTTCTGAGTGATGAGAAAGCGGGATTCACTATGGATAGGTTTCTACCGGAATTCAGAACCCAAATTTGAAACCCTTGGCATGTAGGACCACCACTGATGAATTGCAGGCAGCTTAAAATATAGAACGCACAGAAATTATAGTTAACAAAAATTAGCCCTTTAATGCCGAGTTTCAACCCAGAGGAAAGCAATTCAGATTTCAGATTATGCAGTTTGAGGAGGTTCTTCAATGGTTCGGACAAGGTTGGCATGACGGCATAAAAAAAAGATTATTGCTGGAGAAAGATTCATCAAATTAATTTtcccaaaggaaaaaaaaatagatgaGAGGAATTGATGCTTAGTCAACACCAAACGTAGTCAAAGATGGAAGTTATAGCACACATGAAACTACCTGACACATGAGGAGCTGCAAAATTCATCAaaaacatgataaatcattttgTATTAAACGTAAAAATTCAGGTAATAAGTAACCTGAGTAGCATAGCCTGAATTACTGGACATGACCACCCCCCAGCGATTCCCAGCAGTAGCCATGGATGTTACATGAAAGCCTTCTTTCCATTTTTTATTAATCCACTTATAAGGAAATGATTCACTGACTTTGTACGACTGCTGTGTGTAAGGAGTTCCTGTAGTGATAAGGCATACCATGTCAGAAAAATACCGTGGAAGAAAATACACCAACAGTTCACAAGGAACACAAAATACACAGACATCCTGTCAATgctcagaaaaagaaaaaaaattgcatatcaatatattaagaagggTGAATCCAGTACAcagtttttgtgtgtgtgtgtgtgtgtggggggggggggggggggggggctgtagAAACCACAACACACTCTAACACTCTATTACCCTTACACTATGGCAGAACCTTGAACAGGACTTCTAACCTAACCAGCTGGCAGCAGGGCGAGGATGTGAACAATTCCTCGAGCCCAGCAATATCCCACAAGTGCAGCTCCTCCCTGATGGAGGAAAGAATTCCATTCAGGTTAGCAGAAAAAGAAAACTGCTCATGCCATCAGCTTATCACTAGCACATCAGAACTTTGACCAAAAGGTAAACTAACATTAGCAAGTACTAGCAGGTCGTTTATCAGAATTATGGCCAACGGCAAACTAATATTAGCAAGAACCGatagataataaataatatGGTGGCATGATATGTTTCCCACAATGCTGTGGCAACCTCAACATCAATTCTGACGCAACCATAGGCTAACACCATATATGGCCAAGTACCTCAACACTGCATATTTGGATGCCTAGGCCTAAGCATCATTGCAAAAAAGGAAAGATTATCTGATTATTTGCATTCCACACAATAGAATGAGAATGACCACATTACTCCCCCCTTTGATTTTTAGTAAGTGTATAGAAGTTTATTtatttcgggtttcatctctagcctaccccaacttgcttgggaaaaaaaggctatgttgttgttgttgttgttgttgtatagaAGTTTATTTATCTCGAGGTTCAAAATCTTgataaaatcaagaaaaataagaaaatcttTCATATTCTCTCTTATCACTTGCACAAAGTGGAGGTATTTTATTATTATTGACCAACAATTAGTCAAATTATAACATTCTTAGTGTAGAAATTTCCATACTTCAGATATCTTTTAACATAATGTTGATTTCGCAGCAATTAATGATATATTGTAAGATAAATtggccatcaaagtacaactctAAAGCTTTTCTCAAAATGTAATACGCCTATTAAAAACGAATGGAGGTAGTACTTCGCAACCAGCCATGGCTTTAAAATCTCTATGGCATTCAGTATAACGCTTACTacaacaaaacaaaaatagaCATATCATAGTTGGACAGGAAACACTGATGGCTATCCCAGAAAATAGAAGAGGGGTGTCATGTCCACAGGATCCTCTTTACCTACAAGACCATGCTTATATAGGGAAGACAACTACAAATCTTTGGGATGTAATCCAAGTTTCAATCACatcctaaaaatttcacaacaCCACCCCTCATCAAAACATCACCTAAATGATTGCAACTGATGCCTCATTGTTGTATCACTGAGTCAAGTATGCAAGGCACATAACTTTGGTGCACAATAAGTTATGCCCCACTCTTGTTTCACTGTAACTGCTCATTTTCCACAGAAGAAAGTGGACATAATTAGAGTAGCATTTAGTAAAGAAAAGATAATCAACAAACCTTTGGACATTACAACCAAGGAACTTCCATTGGTTGCTCCAGCTACTGCTGTTATGTGATAATTCTTCTCCCACTGCTCCGTAATCCACTCCTGCAAACATACACAAGCTGGAATCAGGAgatagagggagggagggacagAGTGAAAGAAAGAGATCATAGTGCACCTTGTTCAGAAACAGTTGTGAGAGCTCATAAACTTGAGAACAATACCCAGTCCCAGCATCCATGATGAGAGCCCAGAAATTTTCTGAAGAAGCCACAGAACTGATATACAAGCCATCTTGATTACCTTTTTCTATATGCTGGTGCAGCCTTGCATCAGCTACATTATAATGATATCTAAAGATGAAAGAAGTATTTTACAATCAAATTtaataaaatatttaatttgGGAAAAGCGGTGAAATATGAATCAACAACTGAGTAACTGGAGGACTTCATATATTTCAAACTAAGAGCAAGAGAGCATGCATACACACAGAAATAGGAACCGCACAAGCTTAGATTGTGCATCAGTTGAACTAGCATGTAGCGCATTAATTTTAAATTGTACAGCAATGCTGATTGCTGCTTTTGTCAGGACAATGTGCGCAACACAATTAAGGTCATGCAAGATGTATGACAGTTTCAAAGGGGAGTTCACACTAGAGCTATCGCAAACATGACCAAAAAGATATCCTGATTAATTCAGCTAGAATTATCCAATGCTTAAAAATGTAGTCTtgtgaatccaatcatatactTGATATCATCTACAAAAGTTCTTGGTATCATGAATGGAAACCCTAAAATCGCTAAGTTCCTGCTCTAGTTTCCTCCTGTGTTTATGTTATGTAAGTGTCTATTCAAATCCATCACATTATGATAAAGAAACAAACAAACCATCATCCAGAATCGTAAAGTGACACAGTGTGCTTTGAGTATTGGAAGCACTTAGTCCAGGACATACAATCTTTAAAGGGAAAAGGAAATGTCAGTCTATATAAGATACCGTGTTTGGATACACAAACATAAAAATAAGAATCGTAGCACTTTCATATTTAAGTGCAATTACCTCTGCTTCATTGGCCGCCTAGCATTATAAACTGAAATCCATTGAGTTGCTGGGCTTCCCAATCTAAGTTTTTTCTTAGGTTGTTCGTCGCCCTCAAGATTTGCAGGTGTTCTTCCACGTTTCTGTCCAACCTATAGTTTGCATACAGATCCATGACCAAAACTAATACAAGCAAAATAAACAAGGATTTATGTTATGGGCATAGCAGTGCAGACCTTTAGAGCTCCATCAATTCTGATGGGCCTTGAAGCATGCCCTTCTATCAAACCATCAAAAAGAGAAATAAGCTTTGGGTAATTTGGCTCTTCATCAAATTTCATATTGGTGACCATCTCAAGAAAATGTTTGAAAGGAGCTGGACAGAAGCAACACAGTATCTCCGGAGAAGTGGACATTTTCTTCTTACAGACAAGAAAACTCTTGTTATCTCCCTGCACATTAAGCCATTAGCAAAAATAGGTTCAAAGTCAGAACAGAAGATTTTGACACTGCAGAGCATGCTGAAGGCTACCTGGTAGCCTTGCCAAGGCAATCTTCCTCTTATCAAAAAAATAAGGGTGTATGCCAGTGACTCCAGATCATCCCTCCTACTACCATTACGACCTAAATGAGCATGGACACTAGCATATCTAATTGTTCCCCTGGAAAATGTAACGAGGAGATAGTTATATTAGTAGGTGACATAGTTTAATATAGTTATATTAGTAGGTGACATAATATAATACAGAGAAGCTAGTACAGTAACATGCATACAAGATCTAGCTAACCTAAAGATATCTGGCCTCTGATCATATTGAACATGTTTACCAGATGCTACTTCTTTCCACCTGGATGCTGCATAATTTTAGCATTAATATAAGAGTGTGGCAAAGGTCAGTGGGGCATAAAACGCATGTGATTATGTCAAGTAGCCAATGCCAACTAGTGAAGGCCATAGCGTCTTAAGAATTTGAGACGACTATCTTCACATAGATATGAAATTATTTTTAACAAGAGGGTacctaaaccaagatcaatcaGGAAAAGCTTCT from Panicum virgatum strain AP13 chromosome 9K, P.virgatum_v5, whole genome shotgun sequence encodes:
- the LOC120649490 gene encoding casein kinase 1-like protein HD16 isoform X1 — protein: MPELRSGARRGLRSNNVDNVQAADPIGSPAVPTPRGRLGRFGGAAAGRVNKVAAKGRGRSASKHRGKRFKAIDLQTDLPCKNLPEAVAGEAVIGTAQEGFCSSKAADRGPSLRMDGDSGDKFAVAEDDATATPVPERVQVGKSPEYLTDRKLGKGGFGQVYVGKRVSGGSSRMGPDAYEVALKFEHRGSKGCNYAPPYEWQVYQTLNGCYGIPSVHYKGRQGDYYILVMDMLGSSLWDVWNSVGQAMSPHMVACIAVEAISILEKLHSKGFVHGDVKPENFLLGQPGSPDEKKLFLIDLGLASRWKEVASGKHVQYDQRPDIFRGTIRYASVHAHLGRNGSRRDDLESLAYTLIFLIRGRLPWQGYQGDNKSFLVCKKKMSTSPEILCCFCPAPFKHFLEMVTNMKFDEEPNYPKLISLFDGLIEGHASRPIRIDGALKVGQKRGRTPANLEGDEQPKKKLRLGSPATQWISVYNARRPMKQRYHYNVADARLHQHIEKGNQDGLYISSVASSENFWALIMDAGTGYCSQVYELSQLFLNKEWITEQWEKNYHITAVAGATNGSSLVVMSKGTPYTQQSYKVSESFPYKWINKKWKEGFHVTSMATAGNRWGVVMSSNSGYATQVVELDFLYPSEGIHHRWETGYRITSTAATPDQAAFILSIPKRKPMDETQETLRTSAFPSNHVKEKWVKNLYISSICYGRTVC
- the LOC120649490 gene encoding casein kinase 1-like protein HD16 isoform X3; protein product: MDMLGSSLWDVWNSVGQAMSPHMVACIAVEAISILEKLHSKGFVHGDVKPENFLLGQPGSPDEKKLFLIDLGLASRWKEVASGKHVQYDQRPDIFRGTIRYASVHAHLGRNGSRRDDLESLAYTLIFLIRGRLPWQGYQGDNKSFLVCKKKMSTSPEILCCFCPAPFKHFLEMVTNMKFDEEPNYPKLISLFDGLIEGHASRPIRIDGALKVGQKRGRTPANLEGDEQPKKKLRLGSPATQWISVYNARRPMKQRYHYNVADARLHQHIEKGNQDGLYISSVASSENFWALIMDAGTGYCSQVYELSQLFLNKEWITEQWEKNYHITAVAGATNGSSLVVMSKGTPYTQQSYKVSESFPYKWINKKWKEGFHVTSMATAGNRWGVVMSSNSGYATQVVELDFLYPSEGIHHRWETGYRITSTAATPDQAAFILSIPKRKPMDETQETLRTSAFPSNHVKEKWVKNLYISSICYGRTVC
- the LOC120649490 gene encoding casein kinase 1-like protein HD16 isoform X2; protein product: MGPDAYEVALKFEHRGSKGCNYAPPYEWQVYQTLNGCYGIPSVHYKGRQGDYYILVMDMLGSSLWDVWNSVGQAMSPHMVACIAVEAISILEKLHSKGFVHGDVKPENFLLGQPGSPDEKKLFLIDLGLASRWKEVASGKHVQYDQRPDIFRGTIRYASVHAHLGRNGSRRDDLESLAYTLIFLIRGRLPWQGYQGDNKSFLVCKKKMSTSPEILCCFCPAPFKHFLEMVTNMKFDEEPNYPKLISLFDGLIEGHASRPIRIDGALKVGQKRGRTPANLEGDEQPKKKLRLGSPATQWISVYNARRPMKQRYHYNVADARLHQHIEKGNQDGLYISSVASSENFWALIMDAGTGYCSQVYELSQLFLNKEWITEQWEKNYHITAVAGATNGSSLVVMSKGTPYTQQSYKVSESFPYKWINKKWKEGFHVTSMATAGNRWGVVMSSNSGYATQVVELDFLYPSEGIHHRWETGYRITSTAATPDQAAFILSIPKRKPMDETQETLRTSAFPSNHVKEKWVKNLYISSICYGRTVC